The following coding sequences are from one Bradyrhizobium sp. 200 window:
- a CDS encoding sulfite exporter TauE/SafE family protein: protein MIDPLYVASGFGVGLLVGMTGVGGGSLMTPLLILLFGVHPSTAVGTDLLYAAATKTGGSLVHGWSQSIHWPAVMRLASGSIPASVVTLLMLWQLELNGEATRSLVNLVLCFALILTATSLIFRKAIMERYRRRMERLDISATGRATVVVGVALGVLVSISSVGAGAVGVTALLLLYPRLPMATIVGSDIAHAVPLTLVAGIGHWALGSVDWALMGVLLIGSLPGIVIGSYCAVRVPETVLRLVLATVLILVAGKLAVNELHLSTASVAAIARSATH from the coding sequence ATGATTGATCCTCTCTACGTTGCATCGGGATTCGGCGTCGGCCTGCTGGTCGGGATGACGGGTGTCGGCGGCGGCTCGCTGATGACGCCATTGTTGATCCTGCTGTTTGGCGTCCACCCGTCGACCGCTGTCGGCACCGACCTGCTCTACGCCGCGGCGACCAAGACCGGCGGCAGCCTGGTGCATGGCTGGTCACAGAGCATTCACTGGCCGGCGGTGATGCGTCTCGCCAGCGGCAGCATCCCGGCGAGCGTCGTCACGTTGCTGATGCTGTGGCAGCTCGAGCTCAACGGGGAGGCGACGCGCAGCCTGGTCAATCTGGTGCTGTGCTTTGCGCTCATCCTCACGGCGACCTCATTGATCTTCCGCAAGGCGATCATGGAACGATACCGCCGGCGCATGGAACGGCTCGACATTTCAGCCACCGGCCGCGCGACCGTGGTGGTCGGCGTGGCGCTCGGTGTGCTGGTCTCGATTTCGTCCGTAGGTGCCGGCGCCGTCGGCGTCACCGCGCTGTTGCTGCTCTATCCGCGCCTGCCGATGGCAACCATCGTCGGCTCCGACATTGCCCACGCCGTGCCGCTGACGCTGGTCGCCGGCATCGGCCACTGGGCCTTGGGTTCGGTCGATTGGGCGCTCATGGGCGTGCTGCTGATAGGCTCGCTGCCCGGCATCGTCATCGGCAGTTACTGCGCGGTTCGGGTGCCGGAGACGGTGCTAAGGCTGGTACTGGCCACCGTTCTGATTCTGGTCGCCGGCAAGCTTGCCGTCAACGAGTTGCACCTTTCGACGGCGAGTGTCGCGGCGATTGCCAGGAGCGCCACCCATTAG